From the genome of Longispora fulva:
CTACGACCAGCCGGGAGTCGAGCGCGACTCCAGCCCGGACCCGTTCGACGTGGTCGTGCCGAAGGACAGACTGTGGGTGATGGGCGACCACCGCTATCACTCCGGCGACTCCCGCGAGCACTACGTGCGCAGCAGCCACGACGCGACGACGGCCACGATCTCCGTGGACTCGGTGGTCGGCAGGGCCTTCGTCCTGTTCTGGCCGTTCGACAGAGCGAGGTGGTTGTCCGTGCCCGACTCCTACGACAAGGTGTCCGACCCGCCGTCATGATGTCTCCAGCCCGTGGGGTCATCCGCCGCGACGGCGGGCTCTACGCCCTCGAGAAGGCCCTGCACCGCCGCGGTTTCGCGGCGGTCGCGGGGGCCGACGAGGCCGGCCGCGGTGCCTGCGCGGGCCCGCTGGTGGCCGCTGCGGCGGTCCTCGGCGGCACCCCCGTGCCCGGCCTGGCCGACTCGAAGCTGCTGACCCCCGCCGCCCGCGACCGAGTGTTCGACGAGGTGCTCGCCCACGCCGTGTCCTACGCCGTCGTGATCATCGAGCCCGCCGACATCGACCGCTACGGCCTGCACGTCTGCAACATCGCCGGCCTGCGCCGCGCGATCGCGGGCCTGGACCTGCGGCCGGACTACGCGCTGACCGACGGCTTCCGGGTGGACGGCACGGGGATCCCCGGGCTGGCGGTCTGGAAGGGCGACCAGGTGGCCGCGTGCGTCGCGGCGGCGAGCGTGCTGGCGAAGGTCACCCGGGACCGGATCATGGTCGACCTCGACTCCCGGTTCCCGGAGTACGGTTTCGGGGTGCACAAGGGCTACGTGACCCCGGTGCACACGGCGGCACTCGAACGCCACGGGCCGTGTCCGGAGCACCGACGCTCCTACGCGAACGTGGCCCGGGTATCGGACAAAAGTTACGTTAGCGCCTAAACGGTGCCACGATCGGCGTGGCGTCGGGGGTCGACGCGCGATCAGGGGGCTACGTGAGTGAGAATGTCGGCATGGACGGCGGTGGACGATGAGTGCTGAGGATCTCGAGAAGTACGAGACCGAGATGGAGCTGCAGCTCTACCGGGAGTACCGCGACATCGTCCGCCAGTTCTCCTACGTCGTGGAGACCGAGCGCCGCTTCTACCTCGCCAACCAGGTCGACCTGCGGGTGCGCAACGGCGACGGCGAGGTGTACTTCGAGGTGGAGATGCAGGACGCGTGGGTCTGGGACATGTACCGGCCGGCGCGGTTCGTGAAGAATGTCCGGGTGGTCACGTTCAAGGACGTGAACATCGAGGAGCTGGAGAAGCCGGATATCTCTCTGCCTAGTGAGATCTAGCTGTTGGGTGGTGTGGCGACCCGGGCCTTTGGTCCGGGTCGTTCTGCGTCTGGGCGCTGGCGTACCGGGGCGTAGTCGTGGGTTTAGGTTCGGGGCCGTCCGGGATCAGGTTGTGCGTTTGGGGCTGGGCCTGAGCAGGGGGCTCGCAGCGGCCCGGATGGTGGGCCGGCGGGTTTTGTCCGGTGACGGGTCGGACAGACCGGCTGGTGGTTCCGGAGAATGGCGGTCATGTGGGATACGGCCGTGGTGATCGTCAGGGACAGCGCCGAGCGGGTGCTGCTGGTCCATCAGAACTACGGCCCGCGGTTCTTCGGGTTGCCCGGTGGCAAGGTCGAGCCGGGCGAGACGCTGGCGCAGGCGGCGGTCCGTGAGGTTCTCGAGGAGACCGGGCTGACGGTGACCGTCGGCGACCGGGTCTCCGTCGATGACCTGGTCTATCCGGGCGGGGCGCGCTTCCGGGCGCACGCGTTCGTCGCGGAGTCGGTGGAGGGTGTGCCCTCGGTGCCCGACCGGGTCGAGATCTCCACCGTCCAGTGGTATGACCTGGGTGAACTGCCGAGCCCGCTGACGCCGTCGGCGATGGCGATCCTGCCCCGGCTGAGGGCTGCACGGCACGCCGGCCCGGGGCGCGGGGTCTGACAGGGGCGGTGTCCGCCGATGGTGACCGGTTCGGCCCCGGGCGTGCCGGCCGGATCGCCGGTGACAACGCTGGCCACGTCGCTGGCCGGATTGCTGGGCCGTCGTCGAATCCTCCGCCGCTGGCACTCGAAGGCATCGCCGTGCACATCGACCTCGACGGCGGAGAACAGCTTGCCGCGTAGCCGAACGGGGAGCCCTGGTCGCGGTGTGCGCGAGGTGTCAGCACACGTCTGAGGGTGCTTTGGCACTGACCTGCTGAGGGTTGTCCACAGGCCGGGTGGTTGTCCACACAACCACGCACTACTAGATCTAGTGATGATCTAGAGCATCTGTACTAGATGTAGTGTGAGGTGGGTGGTTATCCAACTGAATAGGGAAGCGGGGGCCAGGATGGCGCGGGAGTATGTCACCCGGAGGGCAGTACCAGTGATCTACTCCATCCCCCTCGCCGAGGCGATCGACGAGTACACGTCGTCGAGCTTGTTCTCTCGACTCGCGGCATCGACGCAGCGCCACCGCCGGTACACCCTGTCGCGGTTGCTGGTCGTTGCGGCGAACATCAGCTCGACTGACTTGTCGGTTCGTCACGTTGATCTGTGTTTGCAGGATCTCGAACAGGGCGACGCGCATCTCGGCGGGCGGCGAAAGGGTAAGTCGCAGCGCAGCCTGAACAGCGACCGCGCGTCGCTGGGCATGTTCATCGAGTGGATGCGGTCGTCTCGGTCGTATGTGTCGCCGAGCTTCAATCCGGTCGCCGAGTTGAAATACTCGAAGAAGACAACCGCCCGCAAGATGCTTCAAATTCCCGCCGTTCGTCTGCCCGAGGTGTTCGCCGCCGCCGGGGCTCGGCATCCGGTCGAACGGATGGCGTGCGCGCTGGGCTCCTACCTGGGTTGCCGGCCCGCTGAGGCTGCGATGCTCCGGGTCGAGAGTGTCGATTTCGCGCGGCTGGAGATTGAGCTACTCGTCGAGAAGACTCACCAGCGGTTGACGATGCCGATGTGTGCCGAGCTGCGCGACGAGCTGGTCGACTACTTCCAGTGGTACAAGCGGGCGATGGGCGTGACCAAGCTGTCGCCGGGCTGGTACCTGCTGCCGGCGCGCCTAACCCTGGGATCGCCTCAGATGCCCCGTGGGCTGCGCGGAGTGCCGGGGGCTACCAAGATGACTCCCGGGTGGCCGGTCGACCCTGCTGCGCCGCTAGGGCGGGCTGGGATCGGTAAGGCGGTCAAGGCCGCCGCCCGCGCGGTCGGCTACTCGGGGTCTGAACTGGATTGGGTGGGCGGGCACACGTTGCGCCGGTCGGCGGCGCGGGCATTGTATGAGCGGCTGCGCGACCACGGCCGCGATGACGCGCTCGTGATGGTGCAAACCCTGCTCGGGCACGCCCAGATCTCAACCACGATGGCGTACATCGGCGTCGACACCCAGAAGGACCGCTTGCGCGGGCTGCTGGCTGGCCAGCGGATGTACGACGCCCCCGTCGCGGCCAAGGGCGCCGACGTGGTGGACCTGGACACCTGGCGGCGCGCGGCCTAGGTAGACCTGACGAAGCGGCCCCGGATGACTGGTATTCACCCGGGGCCGCGCTCAGGTTACGACACGGCCAGGGGGACGCCAAACCTTGCGGCTAATAGATGCTCTTCAGCCCTCACGCGGCCCCCGCGGTCGCGTCGAGCCTCTATGGTCAGTGTGTCGAGGGTGCGGCGCTCCCGGAGGGTGAGCGTGTCCACCCGCGCCCGCACGGTGGACGGCAGCACGCCGAGCACCTGCGCCGCCGCTTCGATGCCGCCGCCTCCCGCGACGAGCGCGACGGCCAGCTCGGCAAGCGGGATGAGCCGCGCCGAGGCGAGCCGCGCGGTCGCTGTGGCCAGATCGGGGACCGCAGCGCCGGCCAGCTCGGCGCGCGCCTGCGCGTGCGTCAGGCTGTCGATGAACGTCACCGAGTCGCACTCAGCCGGCATCAGGTACACACCCTCACTCGGGGCGTAGCGCGCCCGGTGGGCCGAGAGTCCCGGCACCCACAGGATGTGACGGCGGTGCGCACCGGCTACGCGCATCGGGTCGTAGTGGTCGTGACTGAAAAGCTCCATTTCCTGATCCTCCGTCCCCGGAGCAGCGCAAACGACGCCGCCCCGGCCCATCACTCGAACAAGCGTTCGAATGAAGGTCCCGAGCATACGGGACCGCCCCCAGCTTGGCGAAGATTCGCAGGAACGACCCACCCGCAACGGTCGTTGCACACGCAATCTTCACGCTGAACGGAAGATCAATCCGTTCGGCTGAGGGCGGTACATGTTCACATGCTCGACAAACGGACGCACTATGGTTTACCTAGTCGGTCCAGTATGGATCGGACGTTATCGGGCGCCTTGTGTGTTGGTGTCCCGTACGTGAGTGACAGCGCCGCGCGCACCGCCGCCCGGATCGCCTCGCGGCTCGGCTCGGGCAGTTCGTCGACCTCGGGCGGTAGTCGCCGGGCCCACTCCGATTGCGGACCCTCGTACACGGGAAAGCCCAGACTTGCCGCCGTGGCGAGGACGATCTCACGGGGGGCCACGTCGAGTGCGCGGGCGAGGCCCTTGATCGTGGCGACCCGGGGAAACTCCGAGTTCTCGCCCTTGGCGAGTCGGTGCACTGTCGTCGGCGAGTTGACCCCGACCTCGCGGGCGATCTCGGCGAGCGTCCGCCCGGCTCTGAGGGTGGCGATCAGCGCCGCGAGCGTCGGCGGCGGGTGCGCGCCGTAGGGCGGGGGGGCTGGTTCATACCGCGCGACGCCCAGCCCGACCGCGACAAGCTCCCAGGCCAGATCGAGGATGGCGCCGAGCAGCGCGTCGGGTATCTCGTCGACCTCGGGCGGCAACTCTGCGGCGAGTGTGCGCCAGGGCGTCTCGGCGAGCCCCATGTCGATGCCGACCCCCTGCGCCGTGGCGCGCACCGCGCCGAGCTGGGTGACGCCGAGCGCGTCGGCGAGCGCCCGAATGGTGGCAGGGAGCGGGAACTCAGTGTTCTCGCCGTCGCGGAGCTTGCGCAGCCCCTTCACGTCTCCGCCGAGCGTCGCCGTCAGTGCCTCCGGGGAGTGGCGCTGTTGATACTCGGCGATCAGCTCGGCCAGGGTCAGCATTCATGCGCCCAGGTCAGCATGGGTCTGTGTCCTTCCGTATGTACGGGTCGCTCTCCCGCACCGCTCTTTCTACACCGCCGCCCCTAGTCCACAGTGAGCCGCGTCTCGAACGGTCGCACTAAGCCTTTCAGTTTGAATCGTTAACAGGTGATCTTAAAGTGTTGACCATCGGGGCGCCCGAACGTAGGTTCGAGGAAGCCGCCAGGGCGCCTGACCTTTGAGAACTCCACAGCGTTGCATCATCAGCCCGCCTCGCCAGCGGGCCGCCCTCGCCCGACTTCAGGTCGGCAGCCCGGTCGCGCCGGGCCGAGGCGCGCGAAGCGGTGGGCGAGTTGAACCGTGTCCGCCGTTTTCAATTTAAACCTGATCGTTACAACTTCAAAGTGGAGGGGCTCACGTGATCGAGCTACTCACCGACACCCGCCGCGAGGTGCTCGCCACCATCGCCGGGTACACCCGATCGCACGGGTACCCGCCGAGCCTGCGCGAGGTCGCCGCCTCGACCGGCCTGTCGACGACCACCACCGACTACCACCTCCGGCGCCTGGCCAACGGCGGATACGTCCGCCGCGACTACGGCCGGTCCCGGTCGCTGGTGCTCACCGACCTCGGTACGGCGGTGGCGCTGTGACCGACTACCGACTCAAGCCCGAGCCCGTCGCGCTCGACGACCTGGCCGCGACGGTCGAGGCGTACCGCAAGTTCAGGGCCGAGGCCGACCGCTGGGCCGACGCCGCCGCCGAGCTGCGGCGCGTGATCGAGGCCCGGCTCGCCGACTCCGATGTCGGCACCGTCGCCGGCCGCCCGGTTGTGCGCCACACGAGCTACGTCGAGCGCCGGGTCGACATGGCCAAGCTGCGGCTACTGAGTCCGGCGGCACTGGTCGAGCAGTGCACCAACGTCACCGAACGCCGCCGGTTCTCCCTCGTCGAGGGCGAGGCGATCGAGTGAGCCTGTTCTCCCCACCTGCCGGGGCCGACCCGCTCGGCTCGACGATCCAGGGGGTTGTGCGTGCCGCCTCCGCCGGGGCACCCCGGTCGCGGCAACGCCGCATCGGCCCGAGCAGCGCCGGGCACCCGTGCGCGCGCCGGGTCGGGTACGAGCTGGCGGGCACCGAACATGTGAACGCCGGCTCGGACCCCTGGCCCGCGATCGTCGGCACCGCCGTACACGCCTGGCTCGCCGACGCGTTCGCCCGGCACAACCGCGAGCTTGACCGTGAGCGCTGGCTGATCGAGCAGCGCGTCGCCGTCACCCCGACCATGAGCGGCACCGTCGATCTGTTCGACACCCAGACGGGCACCGTGATCGATCACAAGGTGTTGGGCGCCGACTCGCTCAAGTCCATCAAGCGCGACGGGCCGGGCGACCAGTACCGCACACAGATCCACCTGTACGCCTACGGGCTGGCCCGCGCCGGGCACGAGGTGCGCCGGGTCGCCCTGGCCTGCTACCCCCGGTCCGGGTGGCTCGACGGACTGCACGTGTGGAGCGAGCCGTACGACGACGCACTCGCCGCCGACGCGCTCGCCCGCCTGGCCGGGGTCGCCGAGCTGTCCCGGCTGCTTGACCCCGCGAGCCTCCCGGCTGAACCCGGGCCGACGTGCACATGGTGCCCGTTCTGGCGTCCCGGCAGCACGCCGGACGCGACCGGATGCCCCGGAGCATCCGCACCGTAGCCCACCGCCCGACCGTCCATTCGGGGCGGAACAACTGAACAACAACTCAATAGGGGAAACACCATGTCTTTCGCTGCACCCGCCGCCAGCGGCGGCGACAAGCTCGCCGAGCGCGACGTACTCGGCCACCTGCTGATCGTGCGCCCGGTCGAGTACGTCGAGCAGATCACCACCGCTTTCGGGGACAAGGACGCCGTGCGCGTGTCCGTCGTCGACCTGGACGCCACCGACCCGGACACCGGGCAGCCCGGCCACCGGTTCGACGACGTGCTCTGGTTCGGCGGGCGCCTGGTCGGCAGCCTCAAGCGCCAGCTTGGCGACACGATCCTCGGGCGCATGGCTCAGGGGACCCTCAAGCCCGGCGCCACCGGCAAGCCGCCCTACGAGCTGTCCGACGCCACCTCAGACCCGTCCGCGGTCGCCCGCGCCGAGGCGTGGATCGCGGCGAACCCCCGGTTCACCGCACCCGCCAGCACCAGCCCGGCACCGGCCCCGGCGGCGAGCGCCGCACCGGCCCCGGCCGCCGTGCCCGAGGCGCTGCTCGCCCAGCTCGGCCCGGGGCAGCGGGCGCTGTACGAGAAGCTCGCCGCCCAGGGCTAGCCGTGCCGCTGCATCACGTGAGCCTGTTCGCGGGCGTCGGCGGGTTCGATCTCGCCGCCGCCCGCGCGGGGCTGACCCCGGCGCTCGCTGTGGAGATCGACCCCGCCGCCCGGGGCGTGCTCGCCGACCGGCTGCCGTCCCTTCCCTTGCTGTCCGACGTGCGTGAGGTATCCGCCCGTGACCTGGCAACAGCCGTCCCTGATCCCGCCGACTGCTTTCTCACCGCCGGGTGGCCCTGCCAAGACCTGTCCACCGCAGGCAACCGCGCCGGACTCGACGGCGAGCGGTCCGGACTGTTCTTCGAGCTGCTGCGCATCCTCGACGGGCTGCGCCCCGGCTGGTTCCTGCTGGAGAACGTCCCCGGGCTGCTCACCAGCAACGCCGGGCGGGACATGGGCACCGTCGTCGGGTCGCTGGCCGACCTCGGGTACCGCCTGGCCTGGCGGGTACTCGACGCTCAAGGTTTCGGAGTTCCCCAGCGACGCCGCCGCCTGTACTTTCTCGGCCATCGCGGCGCGGGAGATCCCGCCGCAGTACTACTTGAGCCCGAAAGCGGCGGCGGGCGCGCTGCGCCGTATCGACCGCCGGGGCCGCCGACTGCCGCCGGACCTGCGCGACGCGCTGGCCCTGCTCGCAGCGACACCGAACCCGTGATCGTCGGCCCCTTGCAGACCAGCCGCAGCCCGCGCGGTCACGGAACGGCCGGAGTCAATGACCAGTACGTGTTAGCCGGTCACGTGCGCGTGGCCGGTCCCGCCGCCGTCCGCCGCCTGGTGCCCGTCGAGTACGAGCGCCTACAGGGCTTCCCGGACGGATGGACCGCCACCAGCTACGGCAACCCCCAGGGGGACGTGCCGCGCTTCACCCAGCTCGGCAACGCCGCGCCCGTGCCCGTCGCCGAGTGGATCACGCGGCGGCTGGTCGCACACCACAACTCAACAACAGGAAGGAGTGACCCGCCTTGTTCGACCGCGAAGAGGTAGAGAACTGGCTCGCGCTGCTACACGGCGACTCCCCGGGGCTGGTGCACCTCTGCGGCACCGACGCATGGGCCGGACGCACCTTCACCCCCGACCGGCTCGCCGACGCCGCCGACTACGCCGCCCAGCTCGACGCCGAGGGCCGCGCCGGAATCTACGTCCGGATGACCACCGTCACCCGCGCCCCGAACCGGGGCGAGCGCGGTGGGGCGAACCTGTCGGCCAGCCTGCCGGCGCTGTGGGCCGACCTGGATATCGCCGGCCCCGGCCACAAGGTGGCGCCCGGGTCGCTGCCGCTGCCGCCGACCGAGACCGCCGCCCGCCAGATCATCACCACATCAGGACTCCCCGACCCGACACTGTGGATTCACTCCGGCGGCGGGCTGTACCCGATCTGGTACCTCAGCGCGGCGCACGTCATCGACGGCGACCTCGACGAGCTGGGCGCGCTGTCCGCCAAGTGGCAACACATCATCGGGGCTGCCGCTGCCCGCCTCGGCTGGCATTACGGCACCGGGGTCGGGGACCTCGCCCGGGTGCTGCGCGTGCCGGGCACCGTCAACCGCAAGACGAACGACCCGCGCCCGTGCCGGATCGTCGAGGCCGAGGGCAGCGCGTTCACCCTCGCCGAGCTGCTCGACGCTGCCGCCGCGATCGAGCTGCCCGCCCCGGTCGCGGTCGCCGTCGCCCCCACCGCGCCCCGCGCCCGCGACCTCGCCTCGCGGTTCCGGGCACCGGGCGGCGGGCTCGGCCCGTTCGACGCGCTCGCCGAACACGCCACGTGGGGCGACATCCTCAGCCCGCTCGGCTGGTCCCTTGTGGGACACGAGCGCGACGGCGCCGAGCTGTGGCGCCGGCCCGACGCCACCTCGGCATACTCCGCCCGCGCCAACCACGCCGGCACCCCGACGCTCGTCGTTCACAGCGACGCCGCCGGGCTCCCGTCCGGCCCGGGGCAGCGCCTCACGATGGGCCGAGTCTGGGCGCACCTGCACCACCGGGGTGACGAGCAGGCCGCAGCCCGCGACCTGGCCGCCGCCGCTGCCGGCACCGCCGGGGCGTCGGCCGCCGCGCTCTCGCTGCCGGGCACGGTCCTCGCCGCTGTCCGGGGCACCCGGGGCGCACGCATCCCGGCACCCCGCGCCAGCCCCGAGCAGCCGACCCCGAGGGCGGCCCCCTCGACCGAAGCGGCACCCGCCGCGCCGGTCGAGCGCCGCCTCGCCCTGGTCGACGGCACCGCCGCCCGTGCGCTGCCTGCGCCCGACCCCGAGCCGGTCGCGTCCGGGGCGCTGCCCGTCAGCTTCACCGACGACGGAAACGCCCTCCTGCTCGCCGACACCATCGGGGCCACCACCCGGTACGTGCCCGAGCGCGGCAAGTGGTTGGTGTGGGACGGCGGGCGCTGGGCGTGGGACGACGCCGGGACGGTCATCGAGCGCGCCCGGGTCATGGTCCGGGCGCTGCCCGCAGACGACGACGCCGCCCGCAAGCACCGCACGCGGTCGCTGTCGAGGGCGGGTATCGACGCGATGATCGCCCTTGCCCGCACCGACCGGCGGCTCGTCGCCCCGGCGGCGCTGCTCGACGGCGACCCGTTCGCGCTGTGCACCCCGGGCGGGGTGGTCGACCTGCGCACCGGAAACACGCGGCCCGCCAACCCGGCCGAGCTGCACACCCGGTCCACGCTGGTCACCGCCGATGCCGGGCACCCGGTCGAGCGTTGGTCGCGGTTCCTCGCCGACACGTTCGGGGACGACCCGGACCTCGCCGGGTACGTACAACGCATGGTCGGGTACGCCGCGACGGGCCGCGTGGCCTATCACGTGCTGCCGTTCCTGTTCGGTGCGGGCGGCAACGGAAAGTCGGTGTTCCTCGACGTGGTGCGCCGGCTGCTCGGCGACTACGCCGGGTCGGCCCCGGCTAACTTCCTGATGGCCGGCGCCCAGCAGCACGAAACCGAGGTCGCCCGCCTCGCGGGGCTGCGGTTCGTGATCTGCTCCGAGGTCAACCAATCCGACCGGTTCGACGAGGCGCGCATCAAGCTGCTTACTGGCGGCGACGCCCTGACGGCCCGGTTCCTGCACCGTGATCACTTCACGTTCGAGCCGTCGCACACCCTGTTTCTGATGGGCAACCACCAGCCGAGCGTGCGGTCGGGCGGCGTGAGCTTCTGGCGCCGGTTGCGGCTCATCCCGTTCACGAAGGTCGTGCCCGAGGAACGCCGCGAGGAAGGTCTCGCCGACCGCCTGGTCGACACCGAGGGGCCCGGCATCCTCGCGTGGATCGTCGCCGGGGCAGTCGACGCCCTCGCCGGGGGGCTGCGCGACCCCGACAGCGTGAAGGCCGCCACCGACGACTACGCCGCCGAAGAGGACTCGCTCGCCCGGTTCGTGGACGACCGGTTGCACATCGGGGGCGGCGACCTGGTGCGCACCGCCACCGCCGAGGTCCGCCAGGCGTACGAAGCCTGGTGCGCCGAGGAGGGTGAGCGCGCCATCTCGTCGCAGATGTTCGGCCGCGAGCTGCGGTCGCGCTACGGGGTGACCGTCGCCCGGTCGCACGGTCGGCGCTTCTACACCGCCGTCACGCTGCTCGACGGGGTGCCCGATGCGTAGCCCGGATGCGGCACCGGAACGGGCACC
Proteins encoded in this window:
- a CDS encoding tyrosine-type recombinase/integrase encodes the protein MIYSIPLAEAIDEYTSSSLFSRLAASTQRHRRYTLSRLLVVAANISSTDLSVRHVDLCLQDLEQGDAHLGGRRKGKSQRSLNSDRASLGMFIEWMRSSRSYVSPSFNPVAELKYSKKTTARKMLQIPAVRLPEVFAAAGARHPVERMACALGSYLGCRPAEAAMLRVESVDFARLEIELLVEKTHQRLTMPMCAELRDELVDYFQWYKRAMGVTKLSPGWYLLPARLTLGSPQMPRGLRGVPGATKMTPGWPVDPAAPLGRAGIGKAVKAAARAVGYSGSELDWVGGHTLRRSAARALYERLRDHGRDDALVMVQTLLGHAQISTTMAYIGVDTQKDRLRGLLAGQRMYDAPVAAKGADVVDLDTWRRAA
- a CDS encoding PD-(D/E)XK nuclease family protein, whose translation is MSLFSPPAGADPLGSTIQGVVRAASAGAPRSRQRRIGPSSAGHPCARRVGYELAGTEHVNAGSDPWPAIVGTAVHAWLADAFARHNRELDRERWLIEQRVAVTPTMSGTVDLFDTQTGTVIDHKVLGADSLKSIKRDGPGDQYRTQIHLYAYGLARAGHEVRRVALACYPRSGWLDGLHVWSEPYDDALAADALARLAGVAELSRLLDPASLPAEPGPTCTWCPFWRPGSTPDATGCPGASAP
- a CDS encoding NUDIX hydrolase, whose protein sequence is MWDTAVVIVRDSAERVLLVHQNYGPRFFGLPGGKVEPGETLAQAAVREVLEETGLTVTVGDRVSVDDLVYPGGARFRAHAFVAESVEGVPSVPDRVEISTVQWYDLGELPSPLTPSAMAILPRLRAARHAGPGRGV
- a CDS encoding DNA cytosine methyltransferase gives rise to the protein MSLFAGVGGFDLAAARAGLTPALAVEIDPAARGVLADRLPSLPLLSDVREVSARDLATAVPDPADCFLTAGWPCQDLSTAGNRAGLDGERSGLFFELLRILDGLRPGWFLLENVPGLLTSNAGRDMGTVVGSLADLGYRLAWRVLDAQGFGVPQRRRRLYFLGHRGAGDPAAVLLEPESGGGRAAPYRPPGPPTAAGPARRAGPARSDTEPVIVGPLQTSRSPRGHGTAGVNDQYVLAGHVRVAGPAAVRRLVPVEYERLQGFPDGWTATSYGNPQGDVPRFTQLGNAAPVPVAEWITRRLVAHHNSTTGRSDPPCSTAKR
- a CDS encoding DUF2469 domain-containing protein; translation: MSAEDLEKYETEMELQLYREYRDIVRQFSYVVETERRFYLANQVDLRVRNGDGEVYFEVEMQDAWVWDMYRPARFVKNVRVVTFKDVNIEELEKPDISLPSEI
- a CDS encoding LexA family protein — translated: MIELLTDTRREVLATIAGYTRSHGYPPSLREVAASTGLSTTTTDYHLRRLANGGYVRRDYGRSRSLVLTDLGTAVAL
- a CDS encoding ribonuclease HII, which gives rise to MMSPARGVIRRDGGLYALEKALHRRGFAAVAGADEAGRGACAGPLVAAAAVLGGTPVPGLADSKLLTPAARDRVFDEVLAHAVSYAVVIIEPADIDRYGLHVCNIAGLRRAIAGLDLRPDYALTDGFRVDGTGIPGLAVWKGDQVAACVAAASVLAKVTRDRIMVDLDSRFPEYGFGVHKGYVTPVHTAALERHGPCPEHRRSYANVARVSDKSYVSA
- a CDS encoding phage/plasmid primase, P4 family, coding for MFDREEVENWLALLHGDSPGLVHLCGTDAWAGRTFTPDRLADAADYAAQLDAEGRAGIYVRMTTVTRAPNRGERGGANLSASLPALWADLDIAGPGHKVAPGSLPLPPTETAARQIITTSGLPDPTLWIHSGGGLYPIWYLSAAHVIDGDLDELGALSAKWQHIIGAAAARLGWHYGTGVGDLARVLRVPGTVNRKTNDPRPCRIVEAEGSAFTLAELLDAAAAIELPAPVAVAVAPTAPRARDLASRFRAPGGGLGPFDALAEHATWGDILSPLGWSLVGHERDGAELWRRPDATSAYSARANHAGTPTLVVHSDAAGLPSGPGQRLTMGRVWAHLHHRGDEQAAARDLAAAAAGTAGASAAALSLPGTVLAAVRGTRGARIPAPRASPEQPTPRAAPSTEAAPAAPVERRLALVDGTAARALPAPDPEPVASGALPVSFTDDGNALLLADTIGATTRYVPERGKWLVWDGGRWAWDDAGTVIERARVMVRALPADDDAARKHRTRSLSRAGIDAMIALARTDRRLVAPAALLDGDPFALCTPGGVVDLRTGNTRPANPAELHTRSTLVTADAGHPVERWSRFLADTFGDDPDLAGYVQRMVGYAATGRVAYHVLPFLFGAGGNGKSVFLDVVRRLLGDYAGSAPANFLMAGAQQHETEVARLAGLRFVICSEVNQSDRFDEARIKLLTGGDALTARFLHRDHFTFEPSHTLFLMGNHQPSVRSGGVSFWRRLRLIPFTKVVPEERREEGLADRLVDTEGPGILAWIVAGAVDALAGGLRDPDSVKAATDDYAAEEDSLARFVDDRLHIGGGDLVRTATAEVRQAYEAWCAEEGERAISSQMFGRELRSRYGVTVARSHGRRFYTAVTLLDGVPDA
- a CDS encoding helix-turn-helix domain-containing protein codes for the protein MLTLAELIAEYQQRHSPEALTATLGGDVKGLRKLRDGENTEFPLPATIRALADALGVTQLGAVRATAQGVGIDMGLAETPWRTLAAELPPEVDEIPDALLGAILDLAWELVAVGLGVARYEPAPPPYGAHPPPTLAALIATLRAGRTLAEIAREVGVNSPTTVHRLAKGENSEFPRVATIKGLARALDVAPREIVLATAASLGFPVYEGPQSEWARRLPPEVDELPEPSREAIRAAVRAALSLTYGTPTHKAPDNVRSILDRLGKP